In one window of Nicotiana tabacum cultivar K326 chromosome 12, ASM71507v2, whole genome shotgun sequence DNA:
- the LOC107808338 gene encoding phosphatidate phosphatase PAH2 isoform X1, whose product MNTMGRIGSYIGRGVSSVSGTFHPFGGAVDIIVVEQPDGSFKSSPWYVRFGKFQGVLKAKEKVVHITVNGVEAGFHMYLDNRGQAFFLKELDIEDGGDSLFSSSSSGEDTDGQTSSKPPTKSKSCNYDAVDSISVTQINVSGEDVLVRANSRKPGILGRVFGRKSMKSYRPLEEDTNASVIRADSLECAEMAADLLEMKWSTNLTPKRYSRDYATRISVEDTSQGVKDEYLQINDTKSDMSFPSHDNKLDNLDFRESAREKDDGNQLIFQALEKSVKKSSKHVLFSASENAARVSTVVQGGEHYSGEESLKSSYDGGDLGIVNADHDAKGITFISEVSNSSSQVVNSAELERHDSFATNHLSEEENETAAVQSFSYCETEENSTAVLDVSIEQVTQNLCASRDLEACMHPQTLLGVNDLMAVGNSQPEEDLLVEKDSSNVQGFEKNENCFKDLTNKICANSTTHFLVCESGSLNSSAAEADFGWILPMSSSEALGDPHESSGSLVPLTVPSSESLEEQQLLFGDIDGCGDTVARYAESISLDYKEKDYLVPKNEPGPALEKSIQRDPPFVADGRKLKTVSSNVDIPVVVQDNEVMRMSRSLPNMWSPDNDMPSNPDDLNSSIVLQTTEVAEVAEEVQNISATPKIERDARSNNLSSGNWRSWSFSYKRSKSQKSSGSSVDEDVNSDAKSISNNTGGVREKDVPRSRISKKKIMLTTPTSEQLATLNLKEGKNIVVFTFSTAMLGTQQVDARIYLWRWDSKIVISDVDGTITRSDVLGQFMPLVGMDWSQTGVAHLFSAIKENGYHLLFLSARAISQAYLTRQFLFKLMQNGKGLPEGPVLTSPDGIFPSLFREVVRRVPHEFKIACLEDVKALFPPDRNPFPFYAGFGNRLTDEISYLKVGIPKGKIFTINPKGQIVVNRHIDTKSYTSLHCLVNGMFPAMSSCEQEDFNSWNFWRFPPID is encoded by the exons atgaataCTATGGGGAGGATAGGTAGCTACATTGGGAGAGGAGTAAGTAGTGTTTCTGGGACTTTCCATCCATTTGGTGGTGCTGTAGATATCATAGTGGTGGAGCAACCAGATGGTAGTTTTAAATCCTCTCCTTGGTATGTTCGGTTTGGGAAGTTTCAAGGGGTTTTGAAGGCGAAAGAAAAGGTGGTTCATATAACTGTCAATGGCGTTGAAGCGGGATTTCATATGTATTTAGATAATAGAGGACAAGCTTTCTTTCTAAAGGAGTTGGATATAGAAGATGGAGGAgactctttattttcttcttcatcctcggGTGAGGATACTGATGGGCAAACGAGTAGTAAGCCGCCAACAAAATCAAAGAGTTGCAATTATGATGCTGTTGACTCTATTTCAGTTACTCAGATTAATGTGAGCGGTGAGGATGTCTTGGTGAGGGCTAATTCCCGAAAACCTGGGATTTTAGGCAGGGTTTTTGGGAGGAAGTCGATGAAGAGTTACAGGCCTCTCGAGGAAGACACTAATGCCAGTGTTATCAGGGCAGACTCGTTGGAGTGTGCTGAAATGGCAGCTGATCTGTTAGAAATGAAGTGGTCTACTAATCTTACCCCCAAGAGATACAGTAGAGATTACGCCACACGAATTTCTGTCGAAGATACATCACAGGGTGTTAAAGATGAGTACTTGCAAATTAATGACACAAAAAGTGATATGAGTTTTCCGTCACATGATAACAAGTTAGACAATCTTGATTTCCGTGAGTCTGCTCGTGAGAAGGATGATGGTAATCAACTGATCTTTCAGGCTCTAGAGAAGTCTGTCAAGAAATCTAGTAAACATGTGTTATTTTCAGCATCTGAGAATGCTGCAAGAGTGTCAACTGTTGTCCAAGGTGGCGAACATTATAGTGGTGAAGAAAGCTTAAAGAGTTCTTATGACGGTGGTGACCTAGGCATAGTTAATGCTGATCATGATGCCAAGGGTATTACATTTATATCTGAGGTTTCAAATTCCAGTTCACAAGTTGTGAACTCCGCTGAGCTTGAGAGACACGATTCTTTTGCAACTAACCATCTTTCAGAGGAGGAAAATGAAACTGCTGCGGTCCAATCTTTTTCCTATTGTGAAACTGAAGAGAACTCAACAGCAGTGCTAGATGTTTCAATTGAACAAGTTACTCAAAACTTGTGTGCTTCTCGTGATCTAGAAGCTTGTATGCATCCCCAAACGCTTCTCGGTGTGAATGATTTAATGGCAGTGGGGAACTCTCAACCAGAAGAGGATTTATTAGTTGAAAAGGATTCTTCAAATGTTCAAggatttgaaaaaaatgaaaactgTTTCAAGGATTTAACCAACAAAATCTGTGCAAACTCAACCACTCATTTTTTAGTCTGTGAGAGTGGCTCATTGAATAGCTCTGCTGCGGAAGCAGATTTTGGGTGGATTTTGCCTATGTCTTCTTCAGAAGCTCTTGGTGATCCTCATGAATCTAGCGGCAGTTTGGTCCCACTTACTGTTCCTTCATCAGAAAGCTTGGAGGAACAGCAGCTTCTCTTTGGTGACATTGATGGTTGTGGTGACACGGTTGCCAGATACGCAGAGTCCATTTCTTTAGATTATAAGGAAAAAGACTATCTAGTCCCAAAGAATGAGCCTGGTCCTGCTCTGGAAAAGTCTATCCAACGTGATCCGCCATTTGTTGCAGATGGAAGAAAACTCAAAACTGTATCAAGCAACGTTGACATTCCTGTAGTAGTTCAGGATAACGAAGTTATGCGGATGAGCAGATCTCTACCCAATATGTGGTCTCCTGATAATGATATGCCTTCTAACCCCGATGACCTAAACTCATCAATTGTACTACAGACAACAGAAGTTGCTGAGGTCGCAGAGGAGGTGCAAAATATTTCAGCCACTCCAAAAATTG AAAGAGATGCCAGATCCAATAATTTATCGAGTGGGAACTGGAGATCATGGTCTTTTTCTTATAAGAGATCAAAAAGCCAGAAAAGTTCTGGCTCATCCGTGGATGAAGATGTAAACTCTGATGCTAAAAGTATTTCAAATAACACAGGTGGTGTCAGAGAAAAAGATGTGCCCAGGTCAAGGATTTCTAAGAAGAAAATAATGTTAACCACTCCAACATCTGAACAGCTGGCCACTTTGAATCTGAAGGAAGGAAAGAATATAGTTGTATTCACGTTTTCGACTGCGATGCTGGGAACACAGCAG GTTGATGCACGTATATATTTGTGGAGATGGGACTCAAAGATTGTTATATCTGATGTTGATGGAACAATTACTAG ATCTGATGTTCTAGGGCAGTTCATGCCTTTGGTTGGGATGGACTGGTCACAGACAGGCGTTGCACATCTTTTTTCGGCTATCAAG GAGAATGGATATCATTTGCTTTTCCTAAGTGCACGTGCTATTTCACAGGCCTATCTCACTAGACAATTCCTGTTTAAACTTATGCAG AATGGGAAGGGATTACCGGAAGGACCAGTTCTTACATCTCCTGATGGAATTTTCCCTTCTCTATTTCGAGAAG TGGTTAGAAGAGTTCCTCATGAATTCAAAATCGCTTGCTTAGAG GATGTAAAAGCATTGTTCCCTCCTGATAGGAATCCCTTTCCCTTCTATGCTGGTTTTGGAAACAGACTCACGGATGAGATCAGCTACCTCAAGGTTGGAATACCTAAAGGGAAAATCTTTACCATCAATCCAAAG GGTCAAATTGTTGTAAATCGCCACATAGATACAAAATCATATACCTCTCTTCATTGTCTTGTCAATGGCATGTTTCCAGCCATGTCCTCATGTGAGCAG GAAGATTTTAATTCGTGGAATTTCTGGAGATTTCCACCTATTGATTGA
- the LOC107808338 gene encoding phosphatidate phosphatase PAH2 isoform X2: MNTMGRIGSYIGRGVSSVSGTFHPFGGAVDIIVVEQPDGSFKSSPWYVRFGKFQGVLKAKEKVVHITVNGVEAGFHMYLDNRGQAFFLKELDIEDGGDSLFSSSSSGEDTDGQTSSKPPTKSKSCNYDAVDSISVTQINVSGEDVLVRANSRKPGILGRVFGRKSMKSYRPLEEDTNASVIRADSLECAEMAADLLEMKWSTNLTPKRYSRDYATRISVEDTSQGVKDEYLQINDTKSDMSFPSHDNKLDNLDFRESAREKDDGNQLIFQALEKSVKKSSKHVLFSASENAARVSTVVQGGEHYSGEESLKSSYDGGDLGIVNADHDAKGITFISEVSNSSSQVVNSAELERHDSFATNHLSEEENETAAVQSFSYCETEENSTAVLDVSIEQVTQNLCASRDLEACMHPQTLLGVNDLMAVGNSQPEEDLLVEKDSSNVQGFEKNENCFKDLTNKICANSTTHFLVCESGSLNSSAAEADFGWILPMSSSEALGDPHESSGSLVPLTVPSSESLEEQQLLFGDIDGCGDTVARYAESISLDYKEKDYLVPKNEPGPALEKSIQRDPPFVADGRKLKTVSSNVDIPVVVQDNEVMRMSRSLPNMWSPDNDMPSNPDDLNSSIVLQTTEVAEVAEEVQNISATPKIERDARSNNLSSGNWRSWSFSYKRSKSQKSSGSSVDEDVNSDAKSISNNTGGVREKDVPRSRISKKKIMLTTPTSEQLATLNLKEGKNIVVFTFSTAMLGTQQVDARIYLWRWDSKIVISDVDGTITRSDVLGQFMPLVGMDWSQTGVAHLFSAIKENGYHLLFLSARAISQAYLTRQFLFKLMQNGKGLPEGPVLTSPDGIFPSLFREVVRRVPHEFKIACLEFAGCKSIVPS; this comes from the exons atgaataCTATGGGGAGGATAGGTAGCTACATTGGGAGAGGAGTAAGTAGTGTTTCTGGGACTTTCCATCCATTTGGTGGTGCTGTAGATATCATAGTGGTGGAGCAACCAGATGGTAGTTTTAAATCCTCTCCTTGGTATGTTCGGTTTGGGAAGTTTCAAGGGGTTTTGAAGGCGAAAGAAAAGGTGGTTCATATAACTGTCAATGGCGTTGAAGCGGGATTTCATATGTATTTAGATAATAGAGGACAAGCTTTCTTTCTAAAGGAGTTGGATATAGAAGATGGAGGAgactctttattttcttcttcatcctcggGTGAGGATACTGATGGGCAAACGAGTAGTAAGCCGCCAACAAAATCAAAGAGTTGCAATTATGATGCTGTTGACTCTATTTCAGTTACTCAGATTAATGTGAGCGGTGAGGATGTCTTGGTGAGGGCTAATTCCCGAAAACCTGGGATTTTAGGCAGGGTTTTTGGGAGGAAGTCGATGAAGAGTTACAGGCCTCTCGAGGAAGACACTAATGCCAGTGTTATCAGGGCAGACTCGTTGGAGTGTGCTGAAATGGCAGCTGATCTGTTAGAAATGAAGTGGTCTACTAATCTTACCCCCAAGAGATACAGTAGAGATTACGCCACACGAATTTCTGTCGAAGATACATCACAGGGTGTTAAAGATGAGTACTTGCAAATTAATGACACAAAAAGTGATATGAGTTTTCCGTCACATGATAACAAGTTAGACAATCTTGATTTCCGTGAGTCTGCTCGTGAGAAGGATGATGGTAATCAACTGATCTTTCAGGCTCTAGAGAAGTCTGTCAAGAAATCTAGTAAACATGTGTTATTTTCAGCATCTGAGAATGCTGCAAGAGTGTCAACTGTTGTCCAAGGTGGCGAACATTATAGTGGTGAAGAAAGCTTAAAGAGTTCTTATGACGGTGGTGACCTAGGCATAGTTAATGCTGATCATGATGCCAAGGGTATTACATTTATATCTGAGGTTTCAAATTCCAGTTCACAAGTTGTGAACTCCGCTGAGCTTGAGAGACACGATTCTTTTGCAACTAACCATCTTTCAGAGGAGGAAAATGAAACTGCTGCGGTCCAATCTTTTTCCTATTGTGAAACTGAAGAGAACTCAACAGCAGTGCTAGATGTTTCAATTGAACAAGTTACTCAAAACTTGTGTGCTTCTCGTGATCTAGAAGCTTGTATGCATCCCCAAACGCTTCTCGGTGTGAATGATTTAATGGCAGTGGGGAACTCTCAACCAGAAGAGGATTTATTAGTTGAAAAGGATTCTTCAAATGTTCAAggatttgaaaaaaatgaaaactgTTTCAAGGATTTAACCAACAAAATCTGTGCAAACTCAACCACTCATTTTTTAGTCTGTGAGAGTGGCTCATTGAATAGCTCTGCTGCGGAAGCAGATTTTGGGTGGATTTTGCCTATGTCTTCTTCAGAAGCTCTTGGTGATCCTCATGAATCTAGCGGCAGTTTGGTCCCACTTACTGTTCCTTCATCAGAAAGCTTGGAGGAACAGCAGCTTCTCTTTGGTGACATTGATGGTTGTGGTGACACGGTTGCCAGATACGCAGAGTCCATTTCTTTAGATTATAAGGAAAAAGACTATCTAGTCCCAAAGAATGAGCCTGGTCCTGCTCTGGAAAAGTCTATCCAACGTGATCCGCCATTTGTTGCAGATGGAAGAAAACTCAAAACTGTATCAAGCAACGTTGACATTCCTGTAGTAGTTCAGGATAACGAAGTTATGCGGATGAGCAGATCTCTACCCAATATGTGGTCTCCTGATAATGATATGCCTTCTAACCCCGATGACCTAAACTCATCAATTGTACTACAGACAACAGAAGTTGCTGAGGTCGCAGAGGAGGTGCAAAATATTTCAGCCACTCCAAAAATTG AAAGAGATGCCAGATCCAATAATTTATCGAGTGGGAACTGGAGATCATGGTCTTTTTCTTATAAGAGATCAAAAAGCCAGAAAAGTTCTGGCTCATCCGTGGATGAAGATGTAAACTCTGATGCTAAAAGTATTTCAAATAACACAGGTGGTGTCAGAGAAAAAGATGTGCCCAGGTCAAGGATTTCTAAGAAGAAAATAATGTTAACCACTCCAACATCTGAACAGCTGGCCACTTTGAATCTGAAGGAAGGAAAGAATATAGTTGTATTCACGTTTTCGACTGCGATGCTGGGAACACAGCAG GTTGATGCACGTATATATTTGTGGAGATGGGACTCAAAGATTGTTATATCTGATGTTGATGGAACAATTACTAG ATCTGATGTTCTAGGGCAGTTCATGCCTTTGGTTGGGATGGACTGGTCACAGACAGGCGTTGCACATCTTTTTTCGGCTATCAAG GAGAATGGATATCATTTGCTTTTCCTAAGTGCACGTGCTATTTCACAGGCCTATCTCACTAGACAATTCCTGTTTAAACTTATGCAG AATGGGAAGGGATTACCGGAAGGACCAGTTCTTACATCTCCTGATGGAATTTTCCCTTCTCTATTTCGAGAAG TGGTTAGAAGAGTTCCTCATGAATTCAAAATCGCTTGCTTAGAG TTTGCAGGATGTAAAAGCATTGTTCCCTCCTGA
- the LOC107808338 gene encoding phosphatidate phosphatase PAH2 isoform X3 has product MNTMGRIGSYIGRGVSSVSGTFHPFGGAVDIIVVEQPDGSFKSSPWYVRFGKFQGVLKAKEKVVHITVNGVEAGFHMYLDNRGQAFFLKELDIEDGGDSLFSSSSSGEDTDGQTSSKPPTKSKSCNYDAVDSISVTQINVSGEDVLVRANSRKPGILGRVFGRKSMKSYRPLEEDTNASVIRADSLECAEMAADLLEMKWSTNLTPKRYSRDYATRISVEDTSQGVKDEYLQINDTKSDMSFPSHDNKLDNLDFRESAREKDDGNQLIFQALEKSVKKSSKHVLFSASENAARVSTVVQGGEHYSGEESLKSSYDGGDLGIVNADHDAKGITFISEVSNSSSQVVNSAELERHDSFATNHLSEEENETAAVQSFSYCETEENSTAVLDVSIEQVTQNLCASRDLEACMHPQTLLGVNDLMAVGNSQPEEDLLVEKDSSNVQGFEKNENCFKDLTNKICANSTTHFLVCESGSLNSSAAEADFGWILPMSSSEALGDPHESSGSLVPLTVPSSESLEEQQLLFGDIDGCGDTVARYAESISLDYKEKDYLVPKNEPGPALEKSIQRDPPFVADGRKLKTVSSNVDIPVVVQDNEVMRMSRSLPNMWSPDNDMPSNPDDLNSSIVLQTTEVAEVAEEVQNISATPKIERDARSNNLSSGNWRSWSFSYKRSKSQKSSGSSVDEDVNSDAKSISNNTGGVREKDVPRSRISKKKIMLTTPTSEQLATLNLKEGKNIVVFTFSTAMLGTQQVDARIYLWRWDSKIVISDVDGTITRSDVLGQFMPLVGMDWSQTGVAHLFSAIKWLEEFLMNSKSLA; this is encoded by the exons atgaataCTATGGGGAGGATAGGTAGCTACATTGGGAGAGGAGTAAGTAGTGTTTCTGGGACTTTCCATCCATTTGGTGGTGCTGTAGATATCATAGTGGTGGAGCAACCAGATGGTAGTTTTAAATCCTCTCCTTGGTATGTTCGGTTTGGGAAGTTTCAAGGGGTTTTGAAGGCGAAAGAAAAGGTGGTTCATATAACTGTCAATGGCGTTGAAGCGGGATTTCATATGTATTTAGATAATAGAGGACAAGCTTTCTTTCTAAAGGAGTTGGATATAGAAGATGGAGGAgactctttattttcttcttcatcctcggGTGAGGATACTGATGGGCAAACGAGTAGTAAGCCGCCAACAAAATCAAAGAGTTGCAATTATGATGCTGTTGACTCTATTTCAGTTACTCAGATTAATGTGAGCGGTGAGGATGTCTTGGTGAGGGCTAATTCCCGAAAACCTGGGATTTTAGGCAGGGTTTTTGGGAGGAAGTCGATGAAGAGTTACAGGCCTCTCGAGGAAGACACTAATGCCAGTGTTATCAGGGCAGACTCGTTGGAGTGTGCTGAAATGGCAGCTGATCTGTTAGAAATGAAGTGGTCTACTAATCTTACCCCCAAGAGATACAGTAGAGATTACGCCACACGAATTTCTGTCGAAGATACATCACAGGGTGTTAAAGATGAGTACTTGCAAATTAATGACACAAAAAGTGATATGAGTTTTCCGTCACATGATAACAAGTTAGACAATCTTGATTTCCGTGAGTCTGCTCGTGAGAAGGATGATGGTAATCAACTGATCTTTCAGGCTCTAGAGAAGTCTGTCAAGAAATCTAGTAAACATGTGTTATTTTCAGCATCTGAGAATGCTGCAAGAGTGTCAACTGTTGTCCAAGGTGGCGAACATTATAGTGGTGAAGAAAGCTTAAAGAGTTCTTATGACGGTGGTGACCTAGGCATAGTTAATGCTGATCATGATGCCAAGGGTATTACATTTATATCTGAGGTTTCAAATTCCAGTTCACAAGTTGTGAACTCCGCTGAGCTTGAGAGACACGATTCTTTTGCAACTAACCATCTTTCAGAGGAGGAAAATGAAACTGCTGCGGTCCAATCTTTTTCCTATTGTGAAACTGAAGAGAACTCAACAGCAGTGCTAGATGTTTCAATTGAACAAGTTACTCAAAACTTGTGTGCTTCTCGTGATCTAGAAGCTTGTATGCATCCCCAAACGCTTCTCGGTGTGAATGATTTAATGGCAGTGGGGAACTCTCAACCAGAAGAGGATTTATTAGTTGAAAAGGATTCTTCAAATGTTCAAggatttgaaaaaaatgaaaactgTTTCAAGGATTTAACCAACAAAATCTGTGCAAACTCAACCACTCATTTTTTAGTCTGTGAGAGTGGCTCATTGAATAGCTCTGCTGCGGAAGCAGATTTTGGGTGGATTTTGCCTATGTCTTCTTCAGAAGCTCTTGGTGATCCTCATGAATCTAGCGGCAGTTTGGTCCCACTTACTGTTCCTTCATCAGAAAGCTTGGAGGAACAGCAGCTTCTCTTTGGTGACATTGATGGTTGTGGTGACACGGTTGCCAGATACGCAGAGTCCATTTCTTTAGATTATAAGGAAAAAGACTATCTAGTCCCAAAGAATGAGCCTGGTCCTGCTCTGGAAAAGTCTATCCAACGTGATCCGCCATTTGTTGCAGATGGAAGAAAACTCAAAACTGTATCAAGCAACGTTGACATTCCTGTAGTAGTTCAGGATAACGAAGTTATGCGGATGAGCAGATCTCTACCCAATATGTGGTCTCCTGATAATGATATGCCTTCTAACCCCGATGACCTAAACTCATCAATTGTACTACAGACAACAGAAGTTGCTGAGGTCGCAGAGGAGGTGCAAAATATTTCAGCCACTCCAAAAATTG AAAGAGATGCCAGATCCAATAATTTATCGAGTGGGAACTGGAGATCATGGTCTTTTTCTTATAAGAGATCAAAAAGCCAGAAAAGTTCTGGCTCATCCGTGGATGAAGATGTAAACTCTGATGCTAAAAGTATTTCAAATAACACAGGTGGTGTCAGAGAAAAAGATGTGCCCAGGTCAAGGATTTCTAAGAAGAAAATAATGTTAACCACTCCAACATCTGAACAGCTGGCCACTTTGAATCTGAAGGAAGGAAAGAATATAGTTGTATTCACGTTTTCGACTGCGATGCTGGGAACACAGCAG GTTGATGCACGTATATATTTGTGGAGATGGGACTCAAAGATTGTTATATCTGATGTTGATGGAACAATTACTAG ATCTGATGTTCTAGGGCAGTTCATGCCTTTGGTTGGGATGGACTGGTCACAGACAGGCGTTGCACATCTTTTTTCGGCTATCAAG TGGTTAGAAGAGTTCCTCATGAATTCAAAATCGCTTGCTTAG